CCGGCGGCGCGCTGTCCATGCTGGGCGACCAGTTCACGCTGATCGCCCTGCCCTGGCTGGTGCTGCGCATGACCGGCGACACGCTGGTGCTGGGCACGGTGCTGGCCCTCATCAGCCTGCCGCGCGCCGCGTTCATCCTGGTCGGCGGCGCCCTGGTGGACCAGCATTCGCCCAAGCAGGTGCTGATGCTCACCAAGCATGTCAACACCGTGCTGCTCGGCGTGCTGGCCGCGCTGGTGCTCACCGGCAGCCTCGCGCTGTGGATGGTCTATGCGCTGGCGCTGGGCATCGGCCTGGCCACGGCCTTCAGCATTCCTGCGGGCACGGCGCTGATGCCCAGCGTGGTGGCCCCCGCGCAGCTGCAGGCGGCCAACGGCGTGCAGCTGGGCCTGCGCCAGCTCTCGATGTTCCTCGGCCCCCTGCTGGCAGGCCTCCTGATCGCGCTGTTCGGCGACGGCGCCTCGGCAACGGCGAATGCCACCGGCATCGGCCTGGCGTTCGCCTTCGACGCGGTCAGCTTCGCGCTGTCGGCCTGGACCCTGGCGCAGGTGCGCCCGCACGCAGCGGCGGCCCGCGCCGCGCCCGGGGCGCCGCAGCCGGTGCTGGCGGCCGTGGCGCAGGGGCTCGCGCACTTCTGGCGCGACCGCGAACTGCGCACCTGCTTTGTCTACTGGGCGGCGGTCGCGCTGTTCATCATGGGGCCGATCCACATCGCGATTCCCGTGCTGGCCAACGCCCGGCCGCAGCTCGGCGCCGCCGCCTTCGGCCTGATGCTCGGCGCCCACGGCGCGGGCACGCTCGCGGGCATGGTGGTCTCGGGCATCGCGCCCCGGCTGCGCCTGGGCAGCCTGGGCACGACCATCCTCGCCTTCGATGCCGTCATCGGCCTGCTGTTCATCCCCATGGGCCAGATCACCGCCGTGTGGCAGGGCGCGGCGCTGATGCTGGCCATCGGCCTGCTGGGCGGCTTCATGCAGGTGTCGGTGTTCACCTGGATCCAGCAGCGCGTGCCGCCGGCGCTGATCGGCCGCGCCATGAGCCTGTTCATGTTCATCTTCATGGGCCTGGCGCCCTTGTCGGCCGCGGTCACCGGCTGGCTGATGAAGGCCGTCACGCTGGGCCAGCTGTTCGCCGCCAGCGGAGGCACGCTGGTGGCGCTGGCGGCCCTGGCCCTGCTGTTCTCGCCGATGCGGCGGGTGACGGATGCGAGAATGGCCCCCCAGTAAAGAGCTGCCAGAGTCAAGGAGTCGCGCCGGCATGGATTTCGTCGTTGGAATGATCGTCCTGGGTGCGGCCGTGGCCGGCTTCGTCCAGGGCCTGTCGGGTTTTGCCTTCGGCCTGGTGGCCATGTCGTTCTGGGCCTGGGTGCTGGAGCCGCGGCTGGCGGCGGCGCTGGTGGTCTTCGGCTCGCTCACCGGGCAGCTGCTGGCCGTGCTGTCGGTGCGCCGCGGCTTCAGCCTCAAGCTGCTGCTGCCCTTCGTCGCCGGCGGGCTGGTGGGCATCCCGCTGGGCGTGCTGCTGCTGCCTCGGCTCGATGTCACCCTGTTCAAGCTGTTCCTCGGCCTGGTGCTGGTGATCTGGTGCCCGCTGATGCTGATGGCGCGCGAACTGCCGCGCGTCACGCGCGGCGGGCGCCTGGCCGATGGCGTGGCCGGCGCGATCGGCGGCGTGATGGGCGGGCTCGGCGGCTTCACCGGCGTCGCGCCCACGCTGTGGTGCACGCTGCGCGGCTTCGACAAGGACGTGCAGCGCAGCGTGATCCAGAACTTCAACCTCTCGATGCTGCTCGTGACCTTCGGCGTCTACCTGGCCACCGGCCTGATCACACGCGACACGCTGCCCCTGTTCGCCGTCGTGGCCCCGGCCATGCTGGTGCCCACGCTGCTGGGCACGCGGCTGTACATCGGCATCAGCGAGGCAGCCTTCCGCAAGATCGTGCTGGGCCTGCTGACGGCCTCAGGCATCGCGCTGCTGGGTTCGGCGCTGCCCGCGCTGGCGGCGCGTTGGGCCTGACGCTCATTTTTTGATAGCACCCGATGACCGCTGCACGCGGACATCGGGCCGATTTCGCCTCAAAATCCGCCGGCCGCGGCCTCAACAGACCTTCAGCCCGCCGCCGGCAGCTGCTCCAGCCAGGCCATGGCCTGCTGCAGCTCCTCGGGGCGGATCTCGTGGGCGCCGGGAAACTCGGCATAGTGCAGCGCGATGGGCAGGCGCTGCGCGTAGTCGCGGATCGCCTGCGCGCTGGCCAGCGGAATCACGTTGTCCTGCAGGCCGTGGCTGACCCACAGCTGCCGGCCCTGCAGCGCCTCGGGCGCCGCCGCGGCCTGCACCGCCTGGGGCAGCAGGCGCCCGTGCAGCACCATCGCCGCGTGCAGGCTCCTGGGCCGCGTGAGCAGCAGCGACAGCGACATGATGCCGCCCTGGCTGAAGCCGCCCACCACCACCCGCTCCGGCGGGATGCCGAGCTGCTGCGCGGCGGCCTCCACCGTCTGCGCCACGAGCTGGCGGCTGGCGGCTTCCTGCGCCTCGTTGATGACGCGCTCGCCGTTGGGCCGCAGGCCGAACTCGAACCAGGCGTGGGCCGCATAGCCCAGGGTGTGCGGCGCGCGCAGGCTCAGCACGTGAAAATGCGGCGGCACATAGGGAGCGAGGCCGAACAGGTCCTGCTCGTTGCTGCCGACGCCGTGCATCAGCACCAGCAGCCAGGGCCTGTCGCCCTCGGCCGGGCGCTCCAGAAATGTGAGCGGCAAATCGAGCCTGGATGCGGACTTCATGGCATGTCTCCTCTTGAATTGAGCCGGGGCGCCGTGGCTCAGCCGCCCGGCGCCGCCAGCAGGCGCAGCAGCAGCGCATTGAACGCCGCCGCGGCCTCGAACTGCACCCAGTGCCCGGCGCCGTCGATCAGCGTGAGCTCGCGCACGCAGGGCTTGGAACGCAGCACCTGCGCCAGCGCGTCCAGACGCTCGCGGTACAGCGCGTCCTCGCGCCCGTAGATCGCGTGCACGGGGCAGGCCACCTGGTCCAGGGCACGGGCCAGCACGTCGGTGTGGGCCAGCCGCCGGCCCGGCATGCGGTCGCGCACGACGTTGGCCGCATGCAGCCGCAGCGCCAGCTCGGTGATCGACGCGGGCTGATGCAGCATCAGCGCGGCCAGGTTCTGGCGGTGCACCGCATCGCGCGCCGTAGGGTCCTGCAGGTGCCGCCAGCCCGACAGCGGCACGGTGCCGCGCGGCACCACGCCCAGGCCCGGCGCGCCCACGATCACGAGGCGCCGCGCGCGGGCCGAAAAACGCTCGGCCCACAGGCCGGCCACCATGCCGCCAAAGGAAAAGCCCACGAGGTCGCAGGCCGCGTCGCCCAGCAGTTGCTGCAGGCCGGCCTGCAGCGGCTCGACCAGCGCATCGGCGTCGCGCCCCGCGGCGGGCGGCGCCGAATCGCCGAAGCCCGGCAGGTCGGCCGCCAGCACGCGCCGCCCGGCGGTGGCCAGCGGCTCGATGTTGCGCAGCCAGTGCGTCCAGCTGCCGCTGCCGCCGTGCAGCAGCACCACGGGCGGGTGACGCCCATCGCCCTCGCCCCAGGCGTGCCAGACCAGGCTGCCGGCGCCGCAAGGGGTTTCGAGGCGTTCGGCCGACTGCGCCAGGCGCTGGATCTCCACCGGCAGCACCGGCGTCTCTTCAAGGGCTCGCATCGGCAGCGCTCAGGCCGGCGCGGCCTCGGCGGCGATCTGGCGCAGGGCCTGCTCGAACACCTCGGCCGGCTGGCCGCCCGAGATCAGGTGGCGCTGGTTGATGATGACGGCCGGCACGGAATGGATGCCGGCGTTCAGGTAGAACTGCTCGCGCTCGCGCGTGGCCTCGGCGTATTCGTCGCTGGCCAGGATGGCCTGGGCGCGCGCCGTGTCCAGCCCCGCCTCGCCGGCCAGGCGCAGCAGCACCTCGTGCGACTCGGGGCTTTCGCCGTCGGTGAAATAGGCCTTGAACAGCAGCTTCTTGAGCTCGGTCTGCCAGCCTTCGAGCTCGGCCCAGTGCAGCAGGCGGTGCGCGTCGAAGGTGTTGTAGATGCGGCCGCGCGCGGCCATGTCGAAGGTGAAGCCCACGGCCTCGCCGCGCAGGCGGATGGCTTCGCGGTTGCGCTCGGCCTGCTCGGGCGTGGCGCCGTATTTTTCACTGAGGTGCTCGGTGATGTCCTGGCCGCCGGGCGGCATCTGGGGGTTGAGTTCGAACGGCTGGAAATGCAGCTCGGCCGTCACGTCGGGCGTCAGCCGGCGCAGCGCCTGTTCAAGCGAGTTCAGGCCGATGGCGCACCAGGGGCAGGAGACATCGGAGACGAAATCGATCTTCAGGAGTGTCGTCATGGTACCGCTTTCAGACAGAGAGATGGTTCATGCAGATGAGGGAATGCTAGGGATTTTCAAGAAACCCTGCTGCCCGGGCGGGGGCCGCCCGGGCCTGCCGGGACGGCGGGTTCAGGCCGGGCCTTCGCCCCGCACCCGGCCGCGCAGCCCCTTGAGCGCCGAGCGCTGGCTCTTGCCGTCCAGGCGGCGCAGGCGCGAGCCCAGGGTCGGGCGGGTGGCGCGCCGGCGCCGCGGCGGCAGCGACACGCTGTCCACCAGCTCCTGCAGCCGCGCCAGTGCATCGGCCCGGTTCATCTCCTGTGTGCGGTGCTGCTGGGCCTTGAGCACCAGCACGCCGTCCCGGGTGATGCGGCTGTCGCTGAGCGCCAGCAGGCGGGCCTTGACGTCGTCCGGCAGCGACGAGGCGGCGATGTCGAAACGCAGATGCACCGCGCTCGAGACCTTGTTGACGTTCTGACCGCCCGCCCCCTGGGCGCGGATCGCGCTGATCTCCACGTCGCGCTCATCCACCGGAAACAGGGACGGTGTGGACATGGACACCTGTGCTTGGCGGAGGCCCTGCCCCGCCTCAGGCGGCCGGAGCCAGCTCGGCCAAGCCGGCGATCGCCAGCGCATAGCCCGGCACGCCGAAGCCCGCCATCACCGCCTTGGCCGCCGGCGAGATGTAGCTGTGGTGGCGGAAGGCCTCGCGCGCATGCACGTTGCTGATGTGCAGCTCGATCAGCGTGATGCCCGTGCCCTTGATCGCATCGTGCAGCGCCACGCTGGTGTGGGTGTAGGCCCCGGCATTGAGCACCACGCCGGCCAGCGTGCCGGCGGCGTGCGCCCGGCCCGCCTCGTGGATCCAGTCCACCAGCACGCCCTCGTGGTTGCTCTGGCGGAATTCCAGCGCGAAGCCGTGCCGGGCACAGGCCTGGGCGCAGAGCGCCTCCACGTCGGCCAGGGTCTGCGAGCCGTAGACCTGCGGCTCGCGCGTGCCCAGCAGGTTGAGATTGGGTCCGTTCAGGACATAGGCGGTTTTCATAGGCTGTTCAGGAATTCGATCACGAGGTTGGCAAAGTCGGTGGGCCGCTCCACGGCGCTGAGGCGGCCCGTGTCGATGATACGCAGCTGCGCGCCCGAGATGGTGCGGCACAGCGTGTCGGTCATCTCGATCGAGATATTGCTGTCCTGCGCCCCGGCGATCACCAGGGCCGGACAGGCGATCAGCGGGTTGCTGCGGCGGAAATCGGCCTGCAGGAGGGCCTCGCAGCTCGCCACATAGGCCTGCGCGTCGGTGGCGATGAAGGCGGCGCGCGCGGCCGCCACGCGGGCCGCGGCGGGCCCCGGCTCGGCCAGGAAGCCGGGCGTGAACCAGTTCGCCAGCGCCTCGTCGGCGAGCGCGGCCATGCCCAGCGTCAGCGCGCCACGCGCGCGCGCCAGCAAGGCCGCGCTCGCGGCCTCGCCAAAGCGGCTGGCGGAATTGGCCAGCACCAGGCTCTTGATCAGATGCGGGTAGCGCACGGCGATCTGCTGCCCCACCATGCCCCCCATGCCCAGGCCCACGAAGGTGACCGGTCCGCGCGCGTGCTGCTCGATCAGGGCCGCGGCATCGTCGGCCAGGGCCTCCATCGTGCAGGGCCCGGGCACCACCTCCGAGCGGCCGTGGCCGCGGTGGTCGTAGCGCAGCACCGTGTGGCGCGGCTGCAGCAGCGCGGCCACTTCGTCCCACATGCCGAGGTCGCAGCCCATCGAATGGCTGAGCACCACGGTCGAGCCTTTTCCCTGCTTGACGAAGTTCAACTGCGGCATGGCCCCTCCTGTCTGGCTGTTGATCGGCTTGCTGCATTGTGCCGCCGGACGGGAGCCCCGCCGTGTCAACGTTGGTTTCAGGCCACGCCGCGCCGCTTGGAGCCTGTTCACGGTCTCTCAGCCCCGCAGCCCGAGCGAAACCCGGTCGCTCCTGTTTTGATAGCAATGAATGACCGGAGCACCTGGACCTCGGGCCGATTTTCCTTGAAATCTGCCCGTGCACCGGCCGCTGGCGCCCAGCAGGATTCGCCGCGCTGCCTCACAATCGCCTGCGTCCATGCAGACACGCCACTTCGCCCAGCTGATCGCCCTGTCCGCCCTCTGGGGCGCGTCGTTTCCCTTCATCCGCATCGCCAGCCCGGCCCTCGGGCCCTGGGGCGTGGCCGGCCTGCGCTGCGTGCTGGCGGCCCTGGTGCTCAGCGTGCTGATGCGCGTGCTGCGCAACCACTGGCCGGCGCGCGGCGCCTGGCCGCTGCTGTTGATGCTGAGCCTGCTCACCGTGGTGGCGCCGTTCGTGCTGTTCAGCTGGGCCGGCCTGATCCTGCCGGCCGGCTACTCGGCCGTGCTCAACGCCACCGTGCCGCTGTTCGGCGTGCTGGCGGCCGCGCTGGCAGGCGAAGAGCGGCTCACCGCACGCCGCCTGCTGGGCTGCCTGGTCGGCTTCGCCGGCGTGGCGCTGCTGGTGCAGCTGGGCCCGGTGGCGGTGAGCCGCGAAGTGCTGCTGGCCGCGCTGGCCTGCATCGCCGCCTCGGCCTGCTACGGCTGCGGCGCCATCCTGATGAAGCGCGCCACCATGGCGCACCAGCCCCTGCCCGCCTCGGCCGCCGTGCATGTGGCGGCGGCGCTGGTGCTGCTGCTGCCAGCCGCGGCGTCGGCACCCGCGATGCGCCCCACCTCCGGCGCCTTGCTGGCCGTGGCGACGCTGGGCATCGTGACCTCGGGCTTCATGTACTGGATCAGCATGCGGCTGATGCGCGAGATTCCAGCCAGCGCCGCCACCTCCTCGGCCTTCATGATCCCGCTGTTCGGCGTCACCTGGGGCAGCCTGTTTTTGGATGAGCCCGTCACCTCGGGCATGCTGCCTGGCTGCGTGCTGGTGCTGGCGGCCACCGCGCTGGTGACCGGCTTCAATCCGTTCCGCAGCGTGCCGCCCGAGCCCTGACGGGCGCCGTTCACAGCCGCTCAGACGGCGGCCGGTTGCTCGAGCCGGCGCATGCGCCAGGCGCAGGCCGTGGCCAGCAGGGCCAGTGCCGCCGCCACCAGGAACACCACCTGGAAGCCATGGCGCGCGGCCAGCGCGCCGCCGGCCAGTACCCCCAGCACGCCGCCGCAGCCGTAGCCGATCACCGTGAACAGCGCCTGCCCGCGGCCGCGCAACCGCCCCGGGAAGTAGTGCGAGACCACGGCGATGCAGGTCGTGTGGTGCGCCGCGAAGGTGATGGCGTGCAGCACCTGGCCCAGGAGGATCGCCCAGGCCCACTGCCCCAGCCCGCCCGTGGCGGCCATGCGCAGCGCGGTGGCCGCGCCGCAGGCCAGCAGCCAGCCCGTCAGCGGCAGGCGGTGCAGGAAGCGGCCCTGCACGAAGAACCAGCCGATCTCCATGACCACCGAGACCGCCCACAGCGCGCCGATCGCGGCCTTGCTGTAGCCCAGCGAGTCGAGGTAGAGCGACAGGAAGGCGTAGACCGCGAAATGCGCCATCACGTGGAAGAGCAGCGAGACGAAGAACCAGCGCACCACCGGCTGGCGCAGCACCGCGCCGATCGGCGCGCCGCGCTCATGCGCAGCGGCCGGGCTCTCTTTCGCATCGGGCAGGCGCCAGGTGCACCACAGCACCAGCGCCAGCGTCACGCCGGCCCAGGCCGGGAAATGCCCCATGCCGAAATGCTCGAACCAGCCGCCGGCCAGCAGCACCGTGAACAGGAAGCCGGTCGAGCCCCAGAGCCGGATGCGGCCGTAGCGGCCCCAGTCGCCCGCCACCACGTGGGCCATGGCGGCCTCGGTCAGCGACATCATCGAGCTGGTGTGGGTGAACATCACCAGCAGCACCAGCCCCACCCACCAGTGGCCGCCATGCCACCACAGGCCGAGCGAGGCCGCCAGCGCCACGGCCGCGCTGATGCGCAGCAGCTTCACGCGCTCGCCCGTGTGGTCGCTCAAGGCGCCCCAGGCATAGGGCGCGAACACGCGCGTGACCGACTGCACCGAGGCCAGCAGGCTGATGGTGAAGATCGGGAACCCCAGGTCCTTGAGCCACAGCGGCAGGTAGGGATTGAAGAAGCCGATGTGCGCGAAATAGCTCGCCGACAGCGCGGCGAACGGAACGATCTGGCGGCCGCTGGCCGCCGCAGCCCCCTGGGCCATGCCTCAGGCCGAGGCTTTGATCGGCGCCACCGGCAGGCGCACGTCGCCGCACTGGGCGCGCTGGCGCAGCGCATGCTCCATCACCACCAGCGCCAGCAGCGCCTCGGCGATCGGCGTGGCGCGGATGCCGACGCAGGGGTCGTGCCGGCCCTTGGTGATGACCTCGGTGGAGCGGCCTTCGATGTCGATGGTCTCGCGCGGGCTGATGATGGAGCTGGTGGGCTTGATCGCGATCGTCACCTCCAGGTCCTGGCCGGTGCTGATGCCGCCGAGCACGCCGCCCGCGTTGTTGGAGCGAAAGCCCTCGGGCGAGAGCGAGTCGCCGTGCGTGGTGCCGCGCTGCGTGACGCTGGCGAAGCCGGCGCCGATCTCCACCGCCTTGACGGCGTTCAGCCCCATCATGGCCTTGGCGATGTCGGCGTCGAGCCGGTCGTACAGCGGCTCGCCCAGGCCCACGGGCATGCCGCTGGCGGTGACGCGGATCTTCGCGCCGCAGGAGTCGCCGGCCTTGCGCAGCGCGTCCATGTAGTCCTCCAGCGCCGAAACGTCGGCCACCGGGGCGAAGAACGGGTTGTGCGGCACATGCTCCCACGACTCGAACGGAATCTCGATCTCGCCGATCTGCGCCATGCAGCCGCGAAACTGCATGCCGTACTGCTGGGCCAGCCATTTCCGGGCGACCGCGCCCGCGGCCACCGTGGGCGCGGTCAGCCGGGCCGAGGAGCGGCCGCCGCCGCGCGGGTCGCGGATGCCGTATTTGTGGAAGTAGGTGTAGTCGGCATGGCCGGGCCGGAAGGTCTGGGCGATGGCGCTGTAGTCCTTGCTGCGCTGGTCGGTGTTGCGGATCAGCAGGCAGATCGGCGTGCCGGTGGTCTTGCCCTCGTAGACGCCGGAGAGGATTTCCACCGCGTCGGGCTCGTTGCGCTGGGTCACGTGGCGGCTGGTGCCGGGACGGCGGCGGTCCAGCTCGGCCTGGATATCGGCCTCGGCCAGCTCCATGCCCGGGGGGCAGCCGTCGATCACGCAACCGATGGCCGGGCCGTGCGATTCACCGAAGTTGGTGACCGCGAAAAGTGTTCCTAGGGTGTTGCCGCTCATGCCCTCGATTATCCCAGAGGGGCCGCGCGGCGGCGCGGCGGCCCCTAGAATCCCGGCATGGCACATCGCGGCAGACTCGTTCCCCTCATCGTGGCCTGCCCGCTCTTCCTGCAGAACCTGGACACCTCGGTCATGGCGACGGCGCTGCCCAGCATCGCGCGCTCGCTCAACGTGCAGGCCCTGCACCTGAACCTCGCCATCACTTCCTACCTGCTGAGCCTGGCGATCTTCCTGCCGGTCAGCGGCTGGTGCGCCGAGCGCTTCGGGCCCAAGCGCGTGTTCTGCTGCGCCATCGCCTTCTTCTCGCTCGGCTCGGCGCTGTGCGGCGCGGCCACCTCGCTGCCGGCGCTGGTGCTGTTCCGCATCCTCCAGGGCCTGGGCGGCGCGATGATGGTGCCGGTGGGGCGCCTGATCCTGCTGCGCAGCGTGCCGCCCGCGCAGATGGTGGCGGCGATGGTCTGGTTCACCGTGCCGCCGGCCATCGGGCGCATGGTGGGCCCGCTGTTCGGCGGCGCCATCGTGACCTGGACCTCCTGGCGCTGGATCTTCCTGGTCAACGTGCCGTTCGGCCTGCTGGGCATCGCGCTGGCGCTGTGGTTCATCGACGACCGCCGCGAGGACACCGCACCCGAGCCCTTCGACACCGGCGGCTTCGTGCTGCTGGCGCTGGGGCTGATCGGCCTGCTCGGCGCGCTGGAAACCGCTGGCAAGGCCCTGGTGCCGGGCTGGGTGAGCTGGTCGGTGGCCGGAGCGGGCGCGCTCGCCATGGGCCTGTACCTGCTGCGCAGCCGGCGCATGGCCAGCCCGATCATCGACCTGCGCATCCTGCGCCACCCGACCTACTTCGCCTCGATCATCGGCGGCACGCCGCTGCGCATCGCCATCGGGGCCTCGCCCTTTTTGCTGCCGCTGATGCTGCAGCTGGGCTTCGGCCTGTCGCCGCTGGACTCCGGCCTGCTGACGGTGGCCACCGCGCTCGGCTCGCTGGCCACCCGCACGGTGATGACCCAGGCGATCCGCCGCATCGGCTTTCGCACGCTGCTGCTGGCCACCACCACGCTGACCAGCCTGTTCTACGCGAGCTACAGCCTGTTCCGCCCCGACACGCCGCATGTGCTGATGTTCTGCACGCTGCTGCTGGGCGGCCTGGTCAATTCGATGGGCATGGTGGCGCTGCAGACGCTGGGCTTCTCGGATATCCCCAAGCCGCGCATGAGCCACGCCACCACGCTCTCCAGCATGGCGCAGCAGCTCTCCCTGAGTTTCGGCGTGGTGCTGGGCGCCTCGCTGGTGAGCGCGGCGGCCTGTTGGCATGGCGGCGATGCGGCGCACCTGACGGCGCGCGACTTCTCGCCCGCGTTCGCGGTGATCGGCGCGATGACGCTGCTGTCGCTGTTCTTCTTCGTGCGGCTCGACAAGGACGAAGGCGCCGGACTGCGCTGAGCACCTGCCGGCCGGGCCGCGGCGGGAACGCTTTATGCATGCTGCAACGCAGCATTCTGACCACTTCCCAGGAGCGCCCCATGCTGGACCGCACGACCACCCAGTTCTCCCACGTCAAGCCCGGCGACACCGCCTACGTTGCCGGCGGCCTGCGCGACTTCTTCCTCTACCGCGACCTCGGGGTCGCCGAGGCCACGCACGGAAAAGTGATCGCCCACCTGGTCAAGGCCAACATGGCACCGGAACAGGGCACGGGATGGCACCGGCATGAGGCGGATTTCCAGATCGTGATCATGCTCAAGGGCTGGGCGCGCTTCATGTACGAAGACCGGGAAACCCGGGTCGAAGCCGGCGACTGCGTGCACCAGCGCCCCGGCATCCGCCACTACCTGTTCGACTACTCGCCCGACATGGAGTACCTGGAAATCGTTTCGCCGGCGGATTTCAAGAGCATCGACGTCGATCCGGTCTGCGAAATTCCGCCGCCCACGCCCTGGAAGTGATTTTTCAAGGCAAATCGACCCGATGTCCTTGTCGGGCGGTTATTTCATGCTCTCATTTTAATAGCAACCACCGCAGAGCTTCAAAACTCGGCTTCGAGCTCGTCGATGGCCTCGGGCTCCTGGCGGGCGGCGGCCACCCACTCCTGCATCGCGGGCAGTTCCATGATGCGCTTGCAGTAGGCCGCGCAGACCTTGTCGATGGCCACGTCGTAGGTCAGAAAACGCGTCACCACCGGCGCGTACATGGCGTCGGCCATGCCCGGCTGCCGGCCGAACAGGTAAGGGCCGCCATAGGCCACCAGGCACTCCTTCCAGATCGCGATCACGCGGTCGATGTCGCCCTGCGCACGCGACCAGACCTTGAAGCCGGGGAAGCGCGCCTTGAGGTTCATCGGCAGCGAGCCGCGCAGCGCGCTGAAGCCCGAATGCATTTCGCCGCAGATCGCGCGGCAATGGGCGCGGGCCTTGGCGTCGGCCGGCAGCAGGCCGGCCCGCGGTTTGATTTCGTGCAGGTACTCGCCGATGGCCAGCGTGTCCCAGACCTTGATGCCGTTGTGCAGCAGCGAGGGCACCAGCATGGACGACGACAGCAGCAGGATCTCGGCCTTCATCGCCGGGTCGTCCGGCGGGATGACCTTCTCGGAGAAATCCAGCCCCGACAGCCGGGCCATCAGCCAGCCGCGCAAGGCCCAGGCCCCGTAGTTCTTGCTGCTGATGGTGAGAACGGCCTTGGCCATGGCTTGCTCCTGGAAGTGTGCAGGGCCTCAGCAAGGGATGTGCCACCGCCGCCCGGCGTCCCTCCTGAGCCGGCTGGCCCGCAACTTGCCTGCACCCCTGGGGCCACGACCCTCCGTCAGGAATTCCATGCTGTATCAGGCCTATCAAACCCAGTCCGACCTGATGTCGCCATGGCGGCTGCTGGCCCAGCATGGCAGCGCCGCGCTCTGGCTGCGCGAGACCGAAGGCTCGATGCTGCGCAGGCTGTCGGCGGCGTTCGAGGTGTTCTCGCGCCTGCGGCTCACGCACTCGCGTCCGGCCTACGGCATCGGCTCCGTAACGGCGAACGGGCACGAGGTTGCCGTGGCCGAGGAGCCGGTGCTGACGCTGCCGT
This Variovorax terrae DNA region includes the following protein-coding sequences:
- the aroC gene encoding chorismate synthase; translation: MSGNTLGTLFAVTNFGESHGPAIGCVIDGCPPGMELAEADIQAELDRRRPGTSRHVTQRNEPDAVEILSGVYEGKTTGTPICLLIRNTDQRSKDYSAIAQTFRPGHADYTYFHKYGIRDPRGGGRSSARLTAPTVAAGAVARKWLAQQYGMQFRGCMAQIGEIEIPFESWEHVPHNPFFAPVADVSALEDYMDALRKAGDSCGAKIRVTASGMPVGLGEPLYDRLDADIAKAMMGLNAVKAVEIGAGFASVTQRGTTHGDSLSPEGFRSNNAGGVLGGISTGQDLEVTIAIKPTSSIISPRETIDIEGRSTEVITKGRHDPCVGIRATPIAEALLALVVMEHALRQRAQCGDVRLPVAPIKASA
- a CDS encoding MFS transporter — its product is MAHRGRLVPLIVACPLFLQNLDTSVMATALPSIARSLNVQALHLNLAITSYLLSLAIFLPVSGWCAERFGPKRVFCCAIAFFSLGSALCGAATSLPALVLFRILQGLGGAMMVPVGRLILLRSVPPAQMVAAMVWFTVPPAIGRMVGPLFGGAIVTWTSWRWIFLVNVPFGLLGIALALWFIDDRREDTAPEPFDTGGFVLLALGLIGLLGALETAGKALVPGWVSWSVAGAGALAMGLYLLRSRRMASPIIDLRILRHPTYFASIIGGTPLRIAIGASPFLLPLMLQLGFGLSPLDSGLLTVATALGSLATRTVMTQAIRRIGFRTLLLATTTLTSLFYASYSLFRPDTPHVLMFCTLLLGGLVNSMGMVALQTLGFSDIPKPRMSHATTLSSMAQQLSLSFGVVLGASLVSAAACWHGGDAAHLTARDFSPAFAVIGAMTLLSLFFFVRLDKDEGAGLR
- a CDS encoding cupin domain-containing protein, with amino-acid sequence MLDRTTTQFSHVKPGDTAYVAGGLRDFFLYRDLGVAEATHGKVIAHLVKANMAPEQGTGWHRHEADFQIVIMLKGWARFMYEDRETRVEAGDCVHQRPGIRHYLFDYSPDMEYLEIVSPADFKSIDVDPVCEIPPPTPWK
- a CDS encoding glutathione S-transferase — its product is MAKAVLTISSKNYGAWALRGWLMARLSGLDFSEKVIPPDDPAMKAEILLLSSSMLVPSLLHNGIKVWDTLAIGEYLHEIKPRAGLLPADAKARAHCRAICGEMHSGFSALRGSLPMNLKARFPGFKVWSRAQGDIDRVIAIWKECLVAYGGPYLFGRQPGMADAMYAPVVTRFLTYDVAIDKVCAAYCKRIMELPAMQEWVAAARQEPEAIDELEAEF